The DNA sequence actctttatttatttatttatttatttatttatttattttggtacaaATACCAGGGCCTAAAGATGGAAGTCTTATGCTCTAAACACTGTTGTCAATATTCAGTAAACTTAATGTTTACGACGTTTTTACGCCTCTTCTGTGTGGTTTTTGGTAAAATCTTGATGAAAGCTATAAAAAGGCTTTGGCAATTGTTTCTAGggctgcagttttcttttctttctttctttctttctttttttttttttgagacagagtcttgctctgtcgcccaggctggagtgcagtggctggatctcagctcactgcaagctccgcctcccgggttcacaccattctcctgcctcagcctcccaagtagctgggactacaggcacccgtcactacgcccagctaattttttgtattttttagtagagacaagatttcaccatgttagccaggatggtctcgatctcctgacctcatgatccacccgcctcggcctcccaaagtgctgagattacaggcatgagccactgcgcccagccaagggcTGCAGTTTTCAAATCTGTTTCCTAAGTGAGGCATGAACTGTTGGCCTCTGCCCATCAGGATTGCTGTTCACAGATGCTTCTTCATGCTGGATTTCTAGCGGCAGTTCCTGACTTGGAGGCATTGGGCAAGCCTTTGCTCTTGAGCCTCCATATATAGAGGGTAGTATTTTCATTTGTGGGCCTTGCAGGATAGGATGCTTGATTGTACTTGACTTTGGAGATTTCTTGCTCTTTACTGTCCTCTTCAAATAGTAGAAGGGGAGGTTTAAGATGTGTCCCTTAAGAGTGTTCCCAAAACAAGTCAAATTCATGCTAAGGAGAAATGTTTTTGCAGTAGCTATGACTTTCAcctttttccccttccctctttGTAAAAGACAATTTGTAGTACATTTTGTCTCTCTAAAGGAGATATGACTACCCCAAATTTTTAAACAGATCAGGAAGAATCTATTGTATATTTGAGTGGGAACCTGAGAATGCTGTGGCATAcagacaaaattaatttaaaaactgataaagaaaTCAGATGTAGCTTTTAATGGGattttcagaattaaaatgtAGGAGAATTATGTTAATAAGCTCTGCTTTTAACTCTATCAAGTGTAGGATTGTGTTCCTTTGTGCAATTTAAAAACCACCATCACCTGTGCCCTCTAGTGCTTATAGGATGAGTTTGACAATAGAATTGTGTTCTCTGTTTCCTGCTTCTGCCCTGGTTACTGCTGAAATTCCTGGTGTGAGAGTTCTCTTAGTGTCTCTGACCCCAGCTTCCCTGGCATTGGGAAAAGGGTGGCTTTGCCCATTCCTCCACATGGTCCTACTATGCTGCTGTGGTGCTGGAGAAACAATAAGTACATCTGGGCAAACATGGCAGACTCCTGGCAGTCAGCTCCTGGAAGCTAGGGCAGTTTATGCCCCAGCGCTGCCCAGGTGTAGAATCCTGTCCTGAGGATATTGATCTGTAGCAAGCTAAGGACGttatagttgacccttgagcaaCATGAGTATGAATCGTTAAGGTCTACTTATATGTGGATTTCCTTCCACCTGTGATACCCCTGAGACAGTAAGACccactccttttctttctcttcctttttggcCTACTTAACATGAAGATGATGACAAGGATGAaggcctttccttccttccttccttccttttacaatgaagtctcactctgtcacccagactggagtgcagtggcatgcatgatctcagctcattgcaacatccgcctctgggttcaagcaatcctcctgcctcagcttcccgagtagctgggattacaggtgcataccaggttgcctggctaatttttgtatttttagtagagatggggtttcgccttgttggccagactggtctcgaattcctgacctcaggtgatccacccacttcagcctcccaaagtactgggattacaggcatgagccaccatgccccaccatgagtatcttaataatattttcttttctctagcttatttattgtaagaataccATATATCatacatacaacatacaaaatatgtattattttgactGACggtattaaatatatgttatttaatatggaccgactgtttatgttatcagtaatgcTTCTAGTCAGCAGTAGCTATTAGTAAaaattttgggggagtcaaaacttatatgcagattttcgACTGTGTGGAGCAGGGGGGTTGGCACCTAACCCCAGCGTTGCTCAACCGTCAACTGTAGTTTAAAATCTTCACTTCCTTTTCCCATCCATACTCACTGAGTTGGCATCCGGGGTGGAGGAGTTCATGTAGGGATCCTTATGGTCAGCACCTGTGGACCTCCCTCATAGGAGTGGCATGCAAGGTGCTGCTGGGATGGATGTCAACCAACGCCCAAGGTAGAGGTCAAGTCGCTGTTGGCTAGGTACAGGCAATTGGGTACCTCTCCGAAGCTCTCTGTGGTGTCAGTTCACTGTAATGGAGGATTCAGAGGGGCAGCCAACTCCACGCCCTGTGAGCCTGGTACAGTTGCTTGTCCACTTGCTCAGGCTCTTGACAGAGCAGCTTCTTACTGCATGACAGCTTTTTAGGCACTCTCCCTTCCCACCACTTTACCTTTACTTTCTTCTTATCCTAGTTTTGCCTCTCTCTGAATGAAGATAGGTGGTGATTACCTGCCCCTTTTTTCAGTGGACACATTTGACATTGTAGAGGAACATGGAACAAAACAACTGTTCATTTAAGATTTCTATATCTGTCACAAATGACTTTTCAAGTTTCACATGTCAAAATGGATAGGTTAtcaaggaaaagtaaaaaaaaggcATTCACTTTTTACAGTATGCACAATTTTAATAACAAAACTTTCCTGTACACTGCTTTTTATGTTaccctccccactcccaaaaCACCCTGCATAATAGTATTTTCTTCCCACCCTCAAcccatctgcccacctcccacccaAAATGAAAAATGGCTCTTGAAGGTGATTGAACACAATGTATTTGGACTGTACTTTGAGTTTCCAGTCTCAGTGTTGATAGGAAGGTTCACCAATCATTCCATATATcagactttaaaaacaaacaaacaaacaaaaaacccactaaGGACAAAAATGTTAGTTGAAAGAGTTGCAGAAGTTTCCAAATGTTTGCAATAGCAGAATGAAAACTTAAGCagtcattttctatttgtttttggcCTTATTCAAGTACTATGAGTTTGCCCCAGGTTAGATAGAGAAATATTTAATTATCTATAGATGGCcttattgtctctctttttttttcttttttctggctcAAGAGCTTTAATCAATAAGATATGAAAAGTATGTCCCCAAACAGACTTTTCAGATAGGTCTGTCGCTGTATTGCTGTATTAGGAAAATGATCATGTAAGTCAGctgttaaaaatattctttaacaaATTTTATATTGATATCCGCACTTCAGAAAAAGAACAGGACATTTATAGCTTTTTCCCCTGATAGCTCTGTGTAGGAAGTGTGCCTTAAGAAAATGAATTGCctgttttgaattttagaattcAAGCCTAGTGCTACATAGGgctcatttttattggaaagatggagtctagctcttgGTGACTAGCATTAGAATAAGCAGATGGATTTTAATAATTAGTGGCGTTGGGAAGTTCAGTCAATTCCATTTATTGAATTGGTACAGAAATTAACTTAGGCACATTAAGAAATTACATGTGTTAGTACAGATTTTTGGCTTAAAAAATTAGTATCTTTGCTTTTTGATGCTGGCAGTGAGTATTCTCAGAGTTGTGTGTGGATTTGCAAGTTTATCAGCCCACTCTTTTCAGAAAGGTGATTGAAATCCCTGTCATGCTACAGAAATGAATATAAACGATTTCAAACTATTCTTGGTTTCTAGATGGGTATGGTATCATAGTCTTCCTTAGCTTTCCCTTTTCCAGAGAgagtaattatttttctggttcttaATGGTCATTTTCCCCtaatcttaaaaatagaaaaaaatggagtgggtggtggtggtgaagagGATAAAaccccaccaaaaaacaaaagcccTGACACTGTATAACCAAGATCCGCAGCGTTGCTGTGATGCTGTTCCGTTCTAGCCAGTTGGTAAAGAAAACACGGATGACTAACAGTCTAATCTTCAAACCTGTGCTGATTCTGAAACACAAATGgacaaaaatgaaaggaaatcttGCCTGCTACAGGCAATTAAAAAAGGAAGTTTTTGCTTTAAATGAGAAGGGAAAATACCTTTTTGGTACTACTGTCATTCACTTTTCTTAAAGGGCATTACCCAAAAAATATGGAAGGCAAAAAATTTTGATTCTTTTCATCTGGAAAGTATGCCTCTCTATCCTTGGCTGTGCTGTTCCTCTGAATTAGTAAATGGCTTGCTTTTCCAATTTGCTTTTGTCCATATACTAAGGATTTTGCCAGTTATGGTCCTTTAAGGATTAAGGTGGAGATTCCCAGCCAAGGAAGGGGATTTCTTACCCATCCTGCAGTCTGAATCTTAATTTTGGTTGTGATTTGAAATGATGGAAAATACTCTTCTGCTGTCCTTCAGGGCCGATGGAATCTTGTGTGCTCAGGACACAGTTGTGTTGTGACCAAGCTGTCACCTGACATTTGTGACTATGGTCACCCTGATAAATGGGTTGGTAAATTTTAGCTCATGGTGCTCTTATTTGTAATAGGGGCTTCTAATTCAGCCTGTCTGTGGGGAAGTAGGGCGCTGTGCTCGATGCTGTTAAATCAGCTTCTGTCTCTGCCCAGACAAGCCCAGGGTCTGCTTTAACAAGAGACGAAATACTCACCACTCAAGATCAACTGAATTGAACTGGGCTGAGACTTTGACAAACTAATCTGCCCACCTTAAAAAAGAGAGCACATTTTTACTGTTATTTGTGATCTTGTCTGCTTTTTACTGAGAGATGTTAGGTGAAGGGTACTAAGGTACCCATCTTTTAGTATTATAGAAGAAAAATCATGATTACATCTTATGGGTTAAACTATAGCCTTAACATGTTTTCAGTTTGATCCTGGGAAGAAAATATGCCCTGAATGAAGGATATCATATTAATGTTGATGTTGGGGAAAAGATAACTTTGCAGATGGCAGTGGCTTTCTCTAaggttttatgtcttttttctaCATACAGTAAATGGCAGTTGTAAAAAATGCTCATTTTCTAAAATCAAGTTAGTGCTgtaattttacagttttttgaATATATGGAACGATGTTTATGGAAAAATTCTGTGTGAATGGGTAGCTTGCATCTAAATTCCAAATATGTGATAGGTTTTCTATAGAAATCATAATAGAAGAAACTGAATGCCTGTGGTTCTTTTCTGCATGAAAATGTGGCATCCTTATCATTTGTTAATTATGGAATGTTTATATTTACATTGGAGAATCTACCCCTCTTCCCTTTTCAGCAGCAGGTCCTTTCCCTGTTTGGTACAGATTGTGTATAATCATTCTTGGCTGCCTTGTAACTCCAGCTAACCTGAGAGTCGGATTTCAAAATCTGCCTTTCCTTTTAATCCCTCACCTCCGTGCTGCCTTCAAGTTACCACTGTGTGGCTGCATAGGCATGTCGAGTTGTTCTACCATAAGATTCATCTCAGTGATGCTGTTTTCTTCACCTACACTGAACTACACTTACAGTGTGAATGCGTATCTTTATTGAAAGATCAAAATTCATTATATAACAGTTAGAAAGTGCTTTTTTTCATGGTTCCTTTGTAATACGGTAAGAATCAGTGTCATGCCTGTTGCTAGCCAATTATTTTTAACATGACTCTTTGAGGTTTGAAGATcaggaaaaagcagaaaaaaaggtttaaaccCCTTTGTCAAGGCATCTTTGATCATgatagatgagagagagagaaagtgtgtgtgtgtatgtgtgtgtgtgtgtgtgtgtgtttgtgtgtgtgcttttaaaTTGGAGGGAGCATGTCAGGATTGTTAAATTGACTCGGTTTGTCTTGtttatctcaaatattttctaagtcTTTTTCCACATATTAATGTAAACATAGGATTTAGTATATTAATTAGTACAATGGCAATTTAATACTAGTTTAAAACAATTGCCTAAATGCCACAAAAATCATGTCCATTATAAGTCAAACGAGAAATGTGTAAGAAGTCGGTGTAATTATTTAGTATTGATTTCATTGTAATGAGACCTTTTCATAGTCACTTGGATTCATTGTGTAAATATATTAACGAGTCACTCCGCTTACTAGAATTACATTAAAGGGTTCTGATTTCATGATATGGACTTTGATAATATCTACTAACCCAGGCAAAAACTCTGGAAgaagaatgtttaatatttacCAGTCTTCAGCATACATGAAATTCTATTTCCCACACTGGCAAGAGATTGAAGATTTGAGTAAATACCAAATTATCATACAAGAGAACTTTACTAAGTCTCCTTTTAAGCAGCAAGATAGTTGTGGTACATGGGATGGAGAGCATTGATCAAACAGGTATTGATCCATATCTGTTTCTGCCcaatagcttctttctaaattgttttcagtagaaaaaaatagcatatgGAGACCTTAGTGTAAAGGTTTACACACGATTGTATATAATTACatacatttcttattttgaagTAAGCATTTTAGACTTTCCAACAGGAGTGCAAATTAATGTGAGCATTGATTCATTTAACACTTAAAATatggtttcatttaaaaaattaaaaatacttcaacACTTCAAAAACTAAGTCTCCACTTAGTTTGGAAAATTAGGCTTAATGTCATCATTGGTAAAAATTAGATATGTATTTAGCCTCTACTATGTAAAATAGGTTACTTATCTGATGTGATTTTTGATGACAGGTAGATATTATACTTCACATTCTTTGTATGGCAGCTGCTGACACTTGCACTGTCCATAACCATTAATGATGATGAAGGGTCCTTCATGGGTGGGTTCATATTCATTATACGGTCCTTGGTCTGACATGTTTGACATATGGAGTCGTGTTTGGGATCGGAGCTGCCTGTGGTTCTGAACCATTGAGCACTGCCTAATTCTTCTTAAAGTGGGAGGGCAGCACTTCCTGGAGATGaacactataaaaataataaaaaagaaagaaaacaataaagccaTTGTTCCCGTAATTACCCGCTGAGTGAAGATGGCATTGTCTGGTTCAGGAAAGTGTTCCTCGGTAGTAACTGCTATGCCTGCAGTAGTTGGGATTTCTTTGTCTCCCACATGGTAACTTGATGAGCTTATTCTTTTTGTATATTCAGTGGTTGGATCTTTATAAGTTGTAGCCATGACAGTGACAGTGGTTGACAAATTCCAGCAGAGCTGAAATCCATGGACTGCATCTAGAATATCCTCTCCTTGGGTGTGGTCAGGACTGTGGCATAGGATGGAGTGCTCCCACCGACCTTGGAAACTGCCCAGCCAGGAGGCCAGAGCACATATTCGGGCGCTGCATTCCCACAGATTGCCAGAGAGGCCCACGGTTGTGAGGGATCTCAGGGAGTTTAAGATCTTGGAATCAAGGCTGTTTAACTTGTTGTTATCCATGAGGAGTATTTTAAGATTAGGCATCGTTTCAAACACTGTCAAGTCGATGGCTTTGATTTCATTTCCAGTCAGGTCTAGCTTTTCTAAAGTGCCCCAGGTCCACTCCATACCACATGTCAAGTTGCTGATTTTGTTCCATTGTAAGAAGAGCGTGTGCAGACTGCTTAGCCGTAGGAAATGAGCAAAATTAATCTTCGTCAGCTGGTTGTGCTCTAGGTGAAGCTCTCTCAGTTTGATTAATCCTGCAAATCCATTGCGAGCCAAACTTCGCAAACGGTTTGTGCTCAAATCCAGAAACTCCAGACTACGACAGTCCCAGAACAGGCGTACTGGGATAGTCCGCAGGGAGTTGGAACGTAAATGCAAGGTCTGCAGCTTCCGAAGGCCATAGAAGAGCTCTGGGTGCAGAGATGACAGCTGATTAAAAGACAGGTCCAAATTTTGCAGGTTAATCAGTTGGGTAAAAGTTGTGTTTGgcaagtaaaatattttgttggaACTTAAGATTAATTCCTTAAGTTTATATAGTCCTTGAAAAGCATCTTCTTTTACTGTTGAAATTTGATTGTGATCTAAGTGGAGCCAAGTAAGTTGACTGAAGCTGGCAAATTGATCTCTTTCGAGCTCTGTGATGTGATTGTGCCTCAGGGACAGGCCCAGAGAGCCCTTGTCTGTAGCGTTTGGCACTGAGTGGAAGCCCTGAGAGTCGCAGTAGAAGAGCAGCTTCTCGCAGCGGCATTTGGGTGGACACGCCATACCCAGGGCAGGCagcatttttaaaaccatactCATTGCATATATTGCTGCCAGCATAGGGGCCCCTAATGGCCACTTGAAATGTAAGCCTGCAGAATATAATTTAAGGAAAACAAGAAGATAGAATATTTTTCAGCAGAACATATGGGCTattaaaaacaaccaccaccaacatTATAGCGAAAGATTTCACTGCATgtaacttatttttcatttactgcAGAAAAATTAACCTTATTGGTATGACTGGACCAAAACTTAAACCAtttaaaaaggagataaaacATGTCTCTGTCATCAGCGATATATGCTTTTACCTAAACCTCAAAATCCAAAATATGACAGTGATTTCCCTCATAAAATGTGAATTCGGTAGCTTATTTTAAAAGCGTGATTCCTTGTTGAATGTACAAGACATATAAATGCACAGACTTACCCATTCTTCTGAGCACATTGGAGGCTGCATTCAGTCGCGGTTGTTAGACTCAACGCAGTGAGTCTGTAAAAGGCTCTAACATGTAGGAGCCTTTGACCAGTTTCCTGTTTTCTGTGTCCCAGGCTTTCCAAGTAAAATTGAATCCACCAGGATGAGTTGTTTTTTCCTTAGGATATTCCTCTGGAAAGCATTGGTTTCATTTTCTGTGATTCCTCTGATCCCTAAATCAGTTTTGAATATAAGTTATTAAATTTCTCCACCTCTAACTGCTCAGCTGGTTAATCAAAGCTTCAGTCTCCTTTCCGCAGCCGTTAGTTCTCTTGGTCTTAACTTGTTGATGGCAGATGGGTGGCTTGTTGCAGAGAAGAGCTCCTGGAGCAGCATGAGTGCATTTACTGAAAAGCTTTTCCGAGAAACGGCACAAGAATGGAATTGCTTATGTGCTGCGACCACACAGAACTGTATATAGGCTGACGTCACCGGATGACGTGTCTTTTGTTTGGGTTTTCCAGAAGCTTTACTGTTATAAAGCACTGTGCTTTGTAACAGCATCAGGGTCGTTGCAGGACCCCCTGATTACAATAAAGCGAGAAAGAAGAACTCCTGACTTAAAAACATGGTATTCCTTCAGTGTAGGAAGCAGCAGTGAGGTTGTAATAAAGGCTGCATTCAAGAAGACCCATCTGAACAGTGAGTTGGGTTAGCAGAGTGATGATTTTTAATGCTTGTGAGAGCCAGTGTTAGACTGCCGATTCTGCATAGAGAGATCATCTAAA is a window from the Rhinopithecus roxellana isolate Shanxi Qingling chromosome 3, ASM756505v1, whole genome shotgun sequence genome containing:
- the LRRTM2 gene encoding leucine-rich repeat transmembrane neuronal protein 2 isoform X1, whose product is MGLHFKWPLGAPMLAAIYAMSMVLKMLPALGMACPPKCRCEKLLFYCDSQGFHSVPNATDKGSLGLSLRHNHITELERDQFASFSQLTWLHLDHNQISTVKEDAFQGLYKLKELILSSNKIFYLPNTTFTQLINLQNLDLSFNQLSSLHPELFYGLRKLQTLHLRSNSLRTIPVRLFWDCRSLEFLDLSTNRLRSLARNGFAGLIKLRELHLEHNQLTKINFAHFLRLSSLHTLFLQWNKISNLTCGMEWTWGTLEKLDLTGNEIKAIDLTVFETMPNLKILLMDNNKLNSLDSKILNSLRSLTTVGLSGNLWECSARICALASWLGSFQGRWEHSILCHSPDHTQGEDILDAVHGFQLCWNLSTTVTVMATTYKDPTTEYTKRISSSSYHVGDKEIPTTAGIAVTTEEHFPEPDNAIFTQRVITGTMALLFSFFFIIFIVFISRKCCPPTLRRIRQCSMVQNHRQLRSQTRLHMSNMSDQGPYNEYEPTHEGPFIIINGYGQCKCQQLPYKECEV
- the LRRTM2 gene encoding leucine-rich repeat transmembrane neuronal protein 2 isoform X2, which codes for MQPPMCSEEWLSSLHPELFYGLRKLQTLHLRSNSLRTIPVRLFWDCRSLEFLDLSTNRLRSLARNGFAGLIKLRELHLEHNQLTKINFAHFLRLSSLHTLFLQWNKISNLTCGMEWTWGTLEKLDLTGNEIKAIDLTVFETMPNLKILLMDNNKLNSLDSKILNSLRSLTTVGLSGNLWECSARICALASWLGSFQGRWEHSILCHSPDHTQGEDILDAVHGFQLCWNLSTTVTVMATTYKDPTTEYTKRISSSSYHVGDKEIPTTAGIAVTTEEHFPEPDNAIFTQRVITGTMALLFSFFFIIFIVFISRKCCPPTLRRIRQCSMVQNHRQLRSQTRLHMSNMSDQGPYNEYEPTHEGPFIIINGYGQCKCQQLPYKECEV